A genomic window from Blastococcus saxobsidens DD2 includes:
- a CDS encoding iron ABC transporter substrate-binding protein: MTRLGRATVGAVSTLTLAASLAACGSDSDTLTVYSAQHESLVRTMLADFTEETGIDVEFRDANDSELANQIVEEGDASPADVFLTENSPAIDVVDQAGLLAPLDEETLGQVDEQFQPSSGNWVGFAARSTVLAYNPEAVSEDQLPTSILELADPQYAGRVGIAAGGADFQAIVSAVLALEGEEATREWLAGLERNAEVYASNTAVMKAVDEGEIDLGVMYHYYWYRDQAEGGLVGDDAELHYFGNQDPGAFLSVSGAGVLASSDQPEQAQRLVAYLTDRAAQERLADSDALEYAVGTGVESADVLPPLAELEAPEVDPGALNAPQVTELMQEVGLL, translated from the coding sequence GTGACCAGGCTCGGGCGCGCGACCGTCGGCGCCGTCTCCACCCTCACCCTCGCGGCGTCGCTGGCCGCCTGTGGTTCCGACTCCGACACGCTGACCGTGTACAGCGCCCAGCACGAGAGCCTGGTGCGCACGATGCTCGCCGACTTCACCGAGGAGACGGGCATCGACGTGGAGTTCCGCGACGCCAACGACTCCGAGCTGGCCAACCAGATCGTCGAGGAGGGCGACGCCTCGCCCGCCGACGTCTTCCTCACCGAGAACAGCCCGGCCATCGACGTCGTCGACCAGGCCGGCCTGCTGGCGCCGCTGGACGAGGAGACCCTGGGCCAGGTCGACGAGCAGTTCCAGCCGTCGTCGGGGAACTGGGTCGGCTTTGCCGCGCGCTCCACCGTGCTGGCCTACAACCCCGAGGCGGTCAGCGAGGACCAGCTGCCCACCTCCATCCTCGAGCTGGCCGACCCGCAGTACGCGGGCCGCGTGGGCATCGCCGCCGGCGGCGCGGACTTCCAGGCCATCGTCAGCGCGGTCCTCGCGCTGGAGGGCGAGGAGGCCACCCGGGAGTGGCTGGCCGGCCTGGAGCGCAACGCCGAGGTCTACGCCAGCAACACCGCGGTGATGAAGGCGGTCGACGAGGGCGAGATCGACCTCGGGGTCATGTACCACTACTACTGGTACCGCGACCAGGCCGAGGGCGGGCTCGTGGGTGACGACGCCGAGCTGCACTACTTCGGCAACCAGGATCCGGGCGCCTTCCTCAGCGTCTCCGGCGCCGGGGTGCTCGCCTCCTCCGACCAGCCGGAGCAGGCGCAGCGGCTGGTCGCCTACCTCACCGACCGCGCGGCGCAGGAGCGCCTGGCCGACAGCGACGCGCTGGAGTACGCGGTCGGCACCGGTGTCGAGTCGGCCGACGTGCTGCCACCGCTGGCCGAGCTGGAGGCCCCCGAGGTCGACCCCGGCGCGCTCAACGCCCCGCAGGTCACCGAGCTGATGCAGGAAGTGGGCCTGCTCTGA
- a CDS encoding GNAT family N-acetyltransferase codes for MRSTDPDGPRLRRARFADLTPFEVYALCRLRVDVFVVEQQCPYPELDGRDAEPATEHLWLEDGGAVLATIRVLDDGVSRAIGRVATAAGARGRGLAARLIEEAIAGYGDGPLTLGAQAHLEEWYARFGFRRSGPGYVEDGIPHVPMRREPA; via the coding sequence ATGCGTTCCACCGACCCCGACGGCCCCCGCCTGCGCCGTGCCCGGTTCGCCGACCTGACGCCGTTCGAGGTGTACGCGCTGTGCCGCCTCCGGGTCGACGTGTTCGTCGTCGAGCAGCAGTGCCCCTACCCGGAGCTCGACGGCCGGGACGCGGAGCCGGCCACCGAGCACCTGTGGCTGGAGGACGGCGGTGCGGTGCTGGCGACCATCCGGGTGCTCGACGACGGCGTCTCGCGGGCCATCGGCCGGGTCGCCACCGCGGCGGGCGCGCGCGGCCGGGGGCTGGCCGCCCGGCTGATCGAGGAGGCCATCGCCGGTTACGGCGACGGCCCGCTCACGCTGGGCGCCCAGGCCCACCTGGAGGAGTGGTACGCCCGCTTCGGCTTCCGGCGCAGCGGCCCCGGCTACGTGGAGGACGGCATCCCGCACGTGCCGATGCGGCGGGAGCCGGCGTGA
- a CDS encoding LppU/SCO3897 family protein translates to MSHPGPDGTPSDRPPGQPGQPAPDDQQPGQPYAAQPHGQQPGRPGPYEHWSQPGQPGQPAGAWVPPQGGASPAGPTEHRGGTGKKVLLAILGLVVAVVVLGVAAFALLGGDPEVGDCLRNAAGDQVEVVDCGSAEAEVRVVGVDERELDYAEFLAEMVCADFPEATNAVWVGDDQAEPGTVLCAEPV, encoded by the coding sequence ATGAGCCACCCCGGACCGGACGGCACCCCGTCCGACCGGCCGCCCGGTCAGCCCGGCCAGCCCGCGCCCGACGACCAGCAGCCCGGCCAGCCCTACGCCGCTCAGCCCCACGGCCAGCAGCCGGGTCGGCCGGGGCCGTACGAGCACTGGAGCCAGCCGGGTCAGCCGGGTCAGCCCGCCGGCGCCTGGGTGCCCCCGCAGGGCGGGGCCAGCCCTGCGGGCCCGACGGAGCACAGGGGCGGTACCGGCAAGAAGGTGCTGCTGGCCATCCTGGGTCTGGTGGTCGCCGTCGTCGTCCTCGGGGTCGCCGCTTTCGCGCTCCTCGGGGGCGACCCCGAGGTCGGCGACTGCCTGCGGAACGCCGCGGGCGACCAGGTCGAGGTCGTCGACTGCGGCTCCGCCGAGGCCGAGGTGCGGGTCGTCGGCGTCGACGAGCGGGAGCTCGACTACGCCGAGTTCCTGGCCGAGATGGTCTGCGCCGACTTCCCGGAGGCCACCAACGCCGTCTGGGTCGGTGACGACCAGGCGGAGCCCGGCACCGTCCTCTGCGCCGAGCCGGTCTGA
- a CDS encoding DUF427 domain-containing protein: protein MTTATWNGRVVAESDDVVTVEGNAYFPRDTVRNDVLRPSETHSVCPWKGTASYFSLEVDGQVNRDAAWTYPEPEDAAREIAGRVAFWKGVEVR from the coding sequence ATGACCACTGCCACCTGGAACGGGCGCGTCGTCGCCGAGTCCGACGACGTCGTCACGGTCGAGGGCAACGCCTACTTCCCACGGGACACCGTGCGGAACGACGTCCTGCGGCCCTCGGAGACGCACAGCGTGTGCCCCTGGAAGGGGACGGCCTCCTACTTCAGCTTGGAGGTCGACGGCCAGGTCAACCGGGATGCGGCCTGGACCTACCCCGAGCCGGAGGACGCCGCGCGGGAGATCGCCGGGCGGGTGGCCTTCTGGAAGGGCGTCGAGGTGCGCTGA
- a CDS encoding isochorismatase family protein — translation MSIAEPAPGPHGAAFSGRVGWGRRPAVLVIDLVRAYTEPDGPFALPEPGPAVAACAALVQAARAAGRPVLWTAVRYGPGLADGGLFVRKVPALAAFAADAEGDWGALTLPAGPGEPVVVKQYASGFFGTVLAPTLATLGVDTLVIGGVSTSGCVRATAMDALNSGFRPQVVRQACADRTAAVHDGNLADLDAKYADVTELDDALARLRGPDTERSRP, via the coding sequence GTGAGCATCGCCGAGCCCGCGCCGGGCCCGCACGGCGCCGCCTTCTCGGGCCGGGTCGGCTGGGGGCGGCGGCCGGCGGTGCTGGTCATCGACCTGGTCCGGGCCTACACCGAGCCGGACGGGCCGTTCGCGCTGCCGGAACCGGGCCCGGCCGTGGCCGCGTGCGCCGCACTGGTGCAGGCCGCCCGGGCGGCCGGCCGGCCGGTGCTGTGGACGGCGGTCCGCTACGGACCCGGTCTCGCCGACGGGGGGTTGTTCGTGCGCAAGGTGCCGGCGCTCGCGGCCTTCGCAGCGGACGCCGAGGGTGACTGGGGCGCGCTGACGCTGCCCGCTGGACCGGGGGAGCCCGTGGTGGTGAAGCAGTACGCCTCAGGGTTCTTCGGCACGGTGCTCGCGCCCACGCTGGCCACGCTGGGGGTGGACACGCTGGTGATCGGCGGGGTCTCGACGTCGGGCTGCGTCCGGGCCACCGCCATGGACGCGCTGAACTCCGGTTTCCGCCCGCAGGTCGTGCGGCAGGCGTGCGCCGACCGCACGGCGGCCGTGCACGACGGGAACCTCGCCGACCTCGACGCGAAGTACGCCGACGTCACCGAGCTGGACGACGCGCTGGCACGGCTCCGCGGACCCGATACGGAACGCAGTCGTCCATGA
- a CDS encoding hydantoinase B/oxoprolinase family protein has product MAQIIETATGTVEKGEVDPVTLDLIENGLRNARYEMDEVLFRTALSPGIREQHDEFPLIADPDGKMVVGQFGLSIPDFLEGFDGTIEEGDVLLTSDPYACGAAISHANDWLVVVPIFHEGRVVGWSAMFGHMSDVGGKTPSSMPTDALTIYEEGVVIPPFKLYKRDELNDDALRIILNQVRKPDWNRADLNGLVAACRTAARRVVEMCERFGTGSYLSALDSLLTRNYDAMKVLLSMVFEEGRTLSFTDYICDDGVGNGPYELKLSLTRTGDKVHLDFTGSSPQAAGPINYYINENLTRMFFGIYMITVADPQILWNDGFYPLVDVTIPDGSYWKPAHPASLNGRNHGIGRVFDLFGGLLGQTNPALLNAAGFSSSPHFMYSGHYSGGERKGEWFQLYSIGFGGIPGRPMGDGPDGHSLWPSFTNIPCEYLESYYPLRIEKWETIADTGGPGLHRGGNGVDVAYLFEEPGTIAIHDDRWLTYPWGVNGGHPGARGTKWIERADGTRSVLPSKCHDVPVRPGDVLHFVTWGGGGWGDPLERDPELVALEVRRGLVTPKGAERYGVCVEEDGTVNAEATENLRDQMRADRPAELPVFDMGPPIEELLARCEEETGLPAPRRPVWAAG; this is encoded by the coding sequence ATGGCGCAGATCATCGAGACCGCGACCGGCACCGTCGAGAAGGGCGAGGTCGACCCGGTCACCCTCGACCTCATCGAGAACGGGCTGCGCAACGCCCGCTACGAGATGGACGAGGTGCTCTTCCGGACGGCGCTCTCGCCGGGCATCCGGGAGCAGCACGACGAGTTCCCGCTGATCGCCGACCCCGACGGGAAGATGGTCGTCGGCCAGTTCGGCCTCTCCATCCCCGACTTCCTCGAGGGCTTCGACGGCACGATCGAGGAGGGCGACGTCCTGCTGACGTCGGACCCCTACGCGTGCGGCGCCGCCATCAGCCACGCCAACGACTGGCTGGTCGTCGTGCCGATCTTCCACGAGGGCCGGGTCGTCGGGTGGTCGGCGATGTTCGGCCACATGTCCGACGTCGGTGGCAAGACGCCGTCGTCCATGCCGACCGACGCGCTCACCATCTACGAGGAGGGCGTCGTCATCCCGCCCTTCAAGCTCTACAAGAGGGACGAGCTCAACGACGACGCGCTGCGGATCATCCTCAACCAGGTCCGCAAGCCCGACTGGAACCGCGCCGACCTCAACGGGCTGGTCGCCGCCTGCCGCACCGCCGCCCGCCGCGTCGTGGAGATGTGCGAGCGGTTCGGCACCGGCTCCTACCTGTCGGCGCTCGATTCGCTGCTCACGCGCAACTACGACGCCATGAAGGTGCTGCTGTCCATGGTGTTCGAGGAGGGCCGCACCCTCAGCTTCACCGACTACATCTGCGACGACGGCGTCGGCAACGGCCCGTACGAGCTCAAGCTCTCGCTGACCCGCACCGGCGACAAGGTGCACCTGGACTTCACCGGCTCCTCGCCGCAGGCGGCCGGGCCGATCAACTACTACATCAACGAGAACCTGACCCGGATGTTCTTCGGGATCTACATGATCACCGTGGCCGATCCGCAGATCCTCTGGAACGACGGCTTCTACCCGCTGGTCGACGTCACGATCCCCGACGGCTCCTACTGGAAACCGGCGCACCCGGCGTCCCTCAACGGCCGCAACCACGGCATCGGCCGGGTCTTCGACCTCTTCGGCGGACTCCTCGGGCAGACCAACCCGGCGCTGCTCAACGCGGCCGGCTTCTCCTCCTCGCCGCACTTCATGTACTCCGGCCACTACTCGGGCGGGGAGCGGAAGGGTGAGTGGTTCCAGCTCTACTCGATCGGCTTCGGCGGCATCCCCGGCCGGCCGATGGGCGACGGCCCGGACGGGCACTCGCTGTGGCCGAGCTTCACCAACATCCCCTGCGAGTACCTCGAGTCCTACTACCCGCTGCGGATCGAGAAGTGGGAGACGATCGCCGACACCGGTGGCCCCGGCCTGCACCGGGGCGGCAACGGCGTCGACGTCGCCTATCTCTTCGAGGAGCCGGGCACGATCGCCATCCACGACGACCGCTGGCTCACCTACCCGTGGGGCGTCAACGGCGGCCACCCCGGCGCGCGCGGCACCAAGTGGATCGAGCGCGCCGACGGCACCCGCTCGGTGCTGCCCAGCAAGTGCCACGACGTCCCGGTGCGGCCGGGGGACGTGCTGCACTTCGTCACCTGGGGCGGCGGCGGGTGGGGCGACCCGCTCGAGCGCGACCCCGAGCTGGTGGCCCTGGAGGTGCGGCGGGGGCTGGTGACGCCGAAGGGCGCCGAGCGGTACGGCGTCTGCGTGGAGGAGGACGGCACGGTGAACGCCGAGGCGACCGAGAACCTGCGCGACCAGATGCGCGCCGACCGGCCCGCCGAGCTGCCGGTGTTCGACATGGGTCCGCCGATCGAGGAGCTCCTGGCCCGGTGCGAGGAGGAGACGGGGCTGCCCGCGCCCCGGCGCCCGGTGTGGGCGGCCGGATGA
- a CDS encoding hydantoinase/oxoprolinase family protein codes for MSYRLGVDVGGTFTDVLLVEEGSGNTWRAKTASTPADQAVGVLNGIGKVCAEAGIELSEVAQVLHGTTVATNAILEGKGATVGLVTTRGFRQVLQIARSFVPGGLAGWIIWPKPEPLAALENTVEVDERITSDGAVVRELDEADVRAQLEKLRGNGIQALAISLINSFADPAHERRIGEIAAEVLPGIPISLSSDVLPELREYERTLTTVANGYVQPQVKRYVQSLAGNLADGGVAGELAILRSDGGLSSAANAIDSPVTLLLSGPAGGVTGAVWIAEQAGYRDLITFDMGGTSTDVGLVQDLNPRIGRETKVGDLVVRSSSVDVRTVGAGGGSVAHVPELTKALRVGPQSAGADPGPAAYGRGGTEPTVTDANVVLGHLPTTLAGGEITLDVEAARTAVGTVAEAMGLESPEAAAAGIIDIVNENMLGGLRLVSVQQGFDPRDFALVAFGGAGPLHANALGKLTGAWPVIVPPGPGLLCALGDATTSRRDESARTVLRRFGELTGDDLATILRDLAADAGRRLEEQGLSRAEQTVGYQVDVRYHGQGFEIPVAVDPSWLDDIGGAGGGSTDGVLATVGKRFDAEHDRLFSFLLTVDHEIVNARATVTGPRPDVAPVTLPEGDGDPAGALVQDHRIYAGGEYVPAGVYDRAKLRAGDVVAGPAIVTEMDSTTLVLPGHAATVHPSGSLLITPEA; via the coding sequence ATGAGTTACCGGCTCGGAGTCGACGTCGGAGGCACGTTCACCGACGTCCTGCTGGTGGAGGAGGGGAGCGGGAACACCTGGCGGGCGAAGACCGCCTCGACCCCCGCCGACCAGGCCGTCGGAGTCCTGAACGGCATCGGCAAGGTGTGCGCCGAGGCGGGCATCGAGCTCTCGGAGGTCGCCCAGGTGCTGCACGGCACCACGGTGGCGACCAACGCCATCCTCGAGGGGAAGGGCGCCACGGTCGGCCTGGTCACCACCAGGGGCTTCCGGCAGGTCCTGCAGATCGCCCGCTCGTTCGTCCCCGGCGGGCTGGCCGGCTGGATCATCTGGCCCAAGCCCGAGCCGCTGGCCGCGCTCGAGAACACCGTCGAGGTCGACGAGCGGATCACCAGCGACGGCGCCGTCGTCCGCGAGCTGGACGAGGCCGACGTGCGCGCCCAGCTCGAGAAGCTGCGCGGCAACGGGATCCAGGCCCTCGCGATCTCGCTCATCAACTCCTTCGCCGACCCGGCCCACGAGCGGCGGATCGGCGAGATCGCCGCCGAGGTGCTGCCCGGCATCCCGATCTCGCTGTCCTCGGACGTGCTGCCGGAGCTGCGCGAGTACGAGCGCACGCTCACCACGGTCGCCAACGGCTACGTGCAGCCGCAGGTGAAGCGGTACGTGCAGAGCCTCGCGGGCAACCTGGCCGACGGCGGCGTCGCCGGCGAGCTGGCCATCCTGCGCAGCGACGGCGGGCTCTCCTCGGCCGCGAACGCCATCGACTCCCCGGTGACGCTCCTCCTCTCGGGCCCCGCCGGAGGCGTCACCGGCGCGGTGTGGATCGCCGAGCAGGCCGGCTACCGCGACCTGATCACCTTCGACATGGGCGGCACCTCCACCGACGTCGGGCTGGTCCAGGACCTCAACCCGAGGATCGGCCGGGAGACCAAGGTCGGCGACCTCGTCGTCCGGTCCTCCAGCGTCGACGTCCGCACGGTCGGCGCAGGTGGCGGCTCCGTCGCGCACGTCCCGGAGCTGACCAAGGCGCTGCGCGTCGGCCCGCAGTCCGCCGGCGCCGACCCCGGTCCGGCCGCCTACGGCAGGGGCGGCACCGAACCCACGGTCACCGACGCCAACGTCGTCCTGGGCCACCTGCCCACGACGCTCGCCGGTGGCGAGATCACCCTCGACGTCGAGGCCGCGCGGACCGCCGTCGGCACGGTCGCCGAGGCCATGGGCCTGGAGTCACCCGAGGCGGCGGCCGCCGGGATCATCGACATCGTCAACGAGAACATGCTCGGCGGTCTCCGCCTGGTCTCGGTGCAGCAGGGCTTCGACCCGCGCGACTTCGCCCTGGTGGCCTTCGGCGGCGCCGGCCCGCTGCACGCCAACGCCCTCGGGAAGCTGACCGGTGCCTGGCCGGTGATCGTGCCGCCCGGCCCGGGCCTGCTCTGCGCCCTGGGCGACGCCACCACCAGCCGGCGTGACGAGTCCGCCCGCACGGTGCTGCGCCGGTTCGGCGAGCTGACCGGCGACGATCTGGCCACGATCCTGCGCGACCTGGCCGCCGACGCCGGCCGGCGGCTGGAGGAGCAGGGCCTGTCCCGCGCCGAGCAGACCGTCGGCTACCAGGTCGACGTCCGGTACCACGGCCAGGGCTTCGAGATCCCGGTCGCCGTCGACCCCTCCTGGCTGGACGACATCGGCGGGGCGGGTGGGGGCAGCACGGACGGCGTCCTGGCCACGGTGGGGAAGCGGTTCGACGCCGAGCACGACCGGCTGTTCAGCTTCCTGCTCACCGTCGACCACGAGATCGTCAACGCCCGCGCGACCGTCACCGGCCCCAGGCCCGACGTCGCGCCGGTGACGCTCCCCGAGGGGGACGGCGACCCGGCCGGCGCCCTCGTCCAGGACCACCGCATCTACGCCGGCGGGGAGTACGTGCCGGCCGGTGTCTACGACCGCGCCAAGCTGCGCGCCGGTGACGTGGTGGCCGGTCCGGCGATCGTCACCGAGATGGATTCCACCACCCTCGTCCTGCCCGGGCACGCCGCCACCGTGCACCCGTCGGGCTCCCTGCTGATCACCCCGGAGGCCTGA
- a CDS encoding GntR family transcriptional regulator, whose amino-acid sequence MPRSTTAAERALHELRELILAGALGAGARLGEVELAARLGVSRTPVREALSRLAAEGLVDISPNRGARVATWTVAELEGVFDLRISLEPQLTAFAVPNATADDVAELDDLAHRMVEVGSPGPGQDLDALVPLNRAFHDRLVVLAGHPTLATALAAAIHPPIVRRNFHAYDPESLRRSLAHHLEMVAAVRARDPEWARAVMTAHISNARAVMVRAATAQITTAQTATAQHASDEEAS is encoded by the coding sequence GTGCCACGATCGACGACGGCCGCCGAGCGGGCGCTGCACGAGCTGCGCGAGCTGATCCTGGCCGGCGCCCTCGGCGCGGGCGCCCGGCTCGGCGAGGTGGAGCTCGCCGCCCGGCTCGGGGTCAGCCGCACGCCGGTCCGCGAGGCGCTCAGCCGGCTCGCGGCGGAGGGACTGGTCGACATCAGCCCCAACCGCGGCGCCCGCGTCGCCACCTGGACGGTCGCCGAGCTGGAGGGGGTCTTCGACCTCCGGATCTCGCTGGAGCCGCAGCTGACCGCCTTCGCGGTCCCGAACGCGACCGCCGACGACGTCGCCGAGCTCGACGACCTCGCGCACCGCATGGTCGAGGTGGGCAGCCCGGGTCCCGGCCAGGACCTCGACGCCCTCGTGCCGCTCAACCGCGCGTTCCACGACCGGCTGGTCGTCCTGGCCGGCCACCCCACCCTGGCCACCGCACTGGCCGCGGCCATCCACCCGCCGATCGTGCGGCGCAACTTCCACGCCTACGACCCGGAGTCGCTGCGCCGCAGCCTGGCCCACCACCTGGAGATGGTGGCCGCCGTGCGCGCCCGCGACCCCGAATGGGCCCGCGCGGTGATGACCGCGCACATCTCCAACGCCCGGGCCGTCATGGTCCGGGCCGCCACGGCACAGATCACGACCGCACAGACCGCGACCGCGCAGCACGCCAGCGATGAGGAGGCCTCATGA